One genomic region from Phragmites australis chromosome 1, lpPhrAust1.1, whole genome shotgun sequence encodes:
- the LOC133917001 gene encoding transcription factor WRKY19-like, with translation MEGLSEERCALVAELVQVLEMARQLEAHMAGQQGGVAVAGGERCRALASTMRAAIDRCLHIARSCCAEGRLPAGQPESPPSGGDGSPRSAGSDQAGDSRGHCNAAGQCKKSERRKTLPKWATQVRVSAVHVAPLDDGFSWRKYGQKDILGAKYPRAYFRCTHRHTQGCHASKQVQRTDGDPLLFDVVYHGSHTCGQAQAAAHPNNPMPRLAASTDHSHSQAQRQPGQEQASASAGLEGGPMLPFSLPSTKPAGANTTDGETSSGFPVGCVTASTFMPPAPTKPEYQLVSSSSSSSYAVDGGGGMVGVGNVPGIELTSTTTSLMGDMDFMFPLDAADFLENPGYF, from the exons ATGGAGGGTTTGTCGGAGGAGAGGTGCGCCCTGGTGGCGGAGCTGGTGCAGGTGCTCGAGATGGCGAGGCAGCTGGAGGCGCACATGGCGGGCCAGCAGGGCGGCGTCGCGGTGGCAGGAGGGGAGCGGTGCCGGGCGCTGGCGTCCACCATGCGCGCCGCCATCGACAGGTGCCTACACATCGCGAGGTCTTGCTGCGCCGAGGGACGTCTGCCCGCTGGGCAGCCGGAGTCGCCGCCGTCCGGTGGTGACGGCAGCCCGCGCAGCGCCGGCTCGGACCAGGCCGGCGACTCCCGGGGCCACTGCAATGCGGCAGGCCAGTGCAAGAAGAG TGAGCGCAGGAAGACGCTGCCCAAGTGGGCAACTCAGGTGAGGGTTAGCGCCGTGCACGTCGCCCCCCTCGACGACGGCTTCAGCTGGAGGAAGTACGGACAGAAGGACATCCTCGGCGCCAAGTACCCAAG AGCCTACTTCCGGTGCACGCACCGGCACACGCAGGGCTGCCACGCCAGCAAGCAGGTGCAGCGCACGGACGGCGATCCGCTGCTGTTCGACGTCGTGTACCACGGGAGCCACACGTGCGGCCAGGCTCAGGCCGCCGCGCATCCCAACAACCCGATGCCGCGACTTGCAGCAAGCACGGATCACTCCCACTCCCAGGCCCAGCGGCAGCCTGGGCAGGAGCAGGCGTCCGCCTCTGCGGGGTTGGAAGGGGGCCCCATGCTGCCGTTTTCGCTCCCCTCCACCAAGCCGGCGGGCGCCAACACCACCGACGGTGAGACGAGCAGCGGTTTCCCCGTCGGCTGTGTCACGGCGTCCACATTCATGCCCCCGGCCCCGACGAAGCCAGAGTACCAGCTGgttagcagcagcagcagcagcagctacgcggtggatggcggcggcggcatggtcggtgtCGGGAACGTGCCTGGCATCGAACTCACCTCCACGACAACCTCCCTGATGGGGGACATGGACTTCATGTTCCCGCTGGACGCCGCCGATTTCTTGGAGAACCCCGGCTATTTCTAA